The Bacteroidota bacterium genome includes a region encoding these proteins:
- a CDS encoding transposase yields MLRFITNIPDLSAEEICTLYKQRWDIEVFFKFLKQELNLSHLLNRSENGIRSILYVTLIASILIIVYKKTNGHKGYKIMKQRFVQEMEKLVAIDLVYLCDGNPEKAKKILFNTS; encoded by the coding sequence GTGTTGCGTTTTATAACGAATATCCCTGACCTAAGTGCGGAGGAAATTTGTACGCTGTACAAGCAACGTTGGGATATAGAAGTTTTCTTTAAATTTTTAAAGCAAGAACTAAATTTAAGCCATTTATTAAATCGAAGTGAAAATGGAATCAGAAGTATATTATATGTAACACTGATCGCTTCGATACTAATTATAGTATATAAAAAGACAAATGGGCATAAAGGATACAAAATAATGAAGCAACGCTTTGTGCAAGAAATGGAAAAACTAGTGGCTATAGACCTAGTTTACCTTTGCGATGGAAATCCTGAGAAGGCGAAAAAAATCCTCTTTAATACATCATGA
- a CDS encoding DUF4139 domain-containing protein — translation MKNILSILLTLLTLSVYAGDPITISAQAERATVFLNGAQLFHTKTVNLPAGNTDIVIEGISQSLDQNSIQAGGKGEFTILDVQYRLFYPEPVQQTTLPNDIQKKIKYLEDSILDIDFILKDIRQKRDVLNVQNQMLLSNKILLTNGGTDSLQLLQQTIEYYDLKLNAIYSDLLKLERKELNANKDKAKMQQRMYDLQNYWAQQNAQISAMAPVPQIVVSVATETAISAKIEVNYLTYNAGWYATYDIRASDIGQPVQLNYKANIWQNSGIEWKNVKLTCSTGNPMLGNTLPQLTTWYVGYYQYYYNRDYDDAKSESAPSATDEVVLGEINSLAKSKAEVKDATYAHNITTQTQTIANVEFEINQTYNIPADGKGHLVSLQSKTLPADYNYLIVPKIEQSAFLIARITEWEGVNLLPGNANIYFNNTYVAKTYLDPLSLSDTLSVSLGRDKSIDVKRTMVADKSTDRIIGANNTKSMAFEISVRNGKPINLEIIVMDQIPISQDDDIKVELTELGKGLLDELTGFVTWREKLKPKEVSKFELEFDITYPKNQTLSIN, via the coding sequence ATGAAAAATATACTATCCATCCTTCTTACCCTACTTACACTTTCCGTTTATGCCGGAGACCCTATTACAATTAGTGCACAAGCGGAGCGGGCTACTGTTTTTTTAAACGGAGCACAATTGTTTCACACAAAAACAGTTAATCTTCCAGCCGGAAATACTGATATCGTTATAGAAGGTATTTCACAATCTCTCGACCAAAACAGCATACAGGCTGGAGGTAAGGGAGAGTTTACGATATTGGATGTGCAATATCGTTTATTTTATCCCGAGCCTGTGCAACAAACAACCTTGCCGAATGATATTCAGAAAAAAATAAAATATCTGGAAGATTCTATTCTGGATATTGATTTTATTTTAAAAGATATTCGTCAGAAACGGGATGTGTTAAATGTGCAGAATCAAATGTTGTTGAGCAATAAAATATTACTCACGAATGGGGGAACGGATTCGCTACAATTATTACAACAAACAATTGAATATTACGATCTAAAATTAAATGCCATTTATTCCGATCTTTTAAAATTGGAAAGAAAAGAATTAAATGCAAATAAAGACAAAGCAAAAATGCAGCAACGCATGTATGATCTGCAAAATTATTGGGCACAACAAAATGCGCAGATATCTGCAATGGCTCCGGTTCCGCAAATAGTTGTTTCCGTTGCAACAGAAACTGCAATAAGTGCAAAAATTGAAGTGAATTACCTCACCTATAATGCAGGTTGGTATGCAACATACGATATCAGAGCATCAGATATCGGTCAGCCAGTTCAATTAAATTATAAAGCCAATATCTGGCAAAATTCCGGTATCGAATGGAAAAATGTAAAACTTACTTGTTCCACAGGAAATCCTATGCTCGGAAATACACTTCCGCAATTAACAACATGGTATGTAGGCTATTACCAGTATTATTATAACCGCGATTATGATGATGCAAAATCCGAATCAGCACCTTCAGCTACAGATGAGGTAGTATTAGGAGAAATTAATTCACTTGCAAAATCTAAAGCAGAAGTAAAAGATGCTACCTATGCGCATAATATCACCACGCAAACTCAAACGATTGCAAATGTGGAATTTGAAATAAATCAGACCTATAATATTCCTGCAGATGGAAAAGGACATCTTGTTTCATTGCAATCGAAAACATTGCCTGCTGATTATAATTATCTGATCGTTCCTAAAATTGAACAAAGTGCATTTCTGATTGCAAGAATTACCGAATGGGAAGGTGTGAATCTATTGCCGGGAAATGCGAATATCTATTTCAACAATACTTATGTAGCAAAAACATATTTAGATCCATTAAGTCTGAGTGATACTTTATCTGTTTCTCTGGGAAGAGATAAATCCATAGATGTTAAACGCACAATGGTGGCTGATAAGTCGACAGACAGAATTATCGGTGCAAACAATACCAAGTCCATGGCTTTTGAAATTTCTGTCAGAAATGGCAAACCAATAAATTTAGAAATCATCGTGATGGATCAGATCCCAATTTCGCAGGATGATGATATAAAAGTGGAACTTACAGAATTGGGCAAAGGTCTCCTCGACGAACTTACCGGTTTTGTCACATGGAGAGAAAAACTGAAACCGAAGGAAGTGTCCAAATTTGAATTGGAATTTGACATTACCTATCCCAAAAACCAGACTTTGAGTATAAATTGA
- a CDS encoding T9SS type A sorting domain-containing protein — MKNPESNFNESSIAIDIYNMDGVLCYVGHVAENAAIDICFLPMGIYIVRITTTNNQVGFKKIVVR; from the coding sequence TTGAAAAACCCTGAAAGTAATTTCAATGAATCATCAATTGCAATAGATATATATAATATGGATGGCGTGCTTTGTTACGTGGGTCACGTTGCAGAAAATGCAGCAATCGATATTTGTTTTTTACCGATGGGAATATATATCGTTCGAATTACTACGACTAATAATCAAGTGGGATTTAAAAAAATTGTAGTTCGATAA
- a CDS encoding IS21 family transposase, whose protein sequence is MNTIRQIMKLYSQRMGKKKIGGRLSISKNTVKLYIDAYHRLQRPWEELSLLTDYELNKIFNPVQEVIASNKLQQVYDFFPIMEKQLRKRGMTIAIQYRRFLEEHPDTYKESRFYFYYRQYRKKSKSSMHIEHKPGDKAYVDFAGVKLPYVDTETGEIKQAEIFVAILGWSQFVYVEAMQDQTSEEFILACENALIYFNGVPSALVPDNLKAAVIKTDKYEPELNANFKSFANHYGFTVLPARSRKPQDKAHVENMVKIVYKDIYTRIYETGILPLPLLNEQIRIYLTDLNNGLLTGKNYSRTEQWTFEKTTLDPLNTSRYEMRKMIQVTVAKNGHVRLAEDQHYYSAPFELIGKKLRLQYSRSLVEIFQQYELIATHKRVLNPHRYTTDPKHLSPEHRYLTEWNPTFF, encoded by the coding sequence ATGAACACAATCAGACAAATAATGAAGCTTTATTCGCAACGAATGGGCAAAAAGAAGATCGGAGGCCGATTATCTATTTCCAAGAACACAGTAAAGCTGTATATCGATGCCTATCATCGATTACAAAGGCCCTGGGAGGAGCTTTCTCTTTTGACGGACTACGAGTTAAATAAAATATTCAATCCCGTACAAGAGGTTATTGCAAGTAATAAATTACAGCAGGTGTACGATTTTTTTCCAATTATGGAAAAGCAGTTACGCAAGCGGGGTATGACCATTGCTATCCAGTACCGTCGATTTTTGGAGGAACATCCCGATACCTATAAAGAGTCACGATTTTACTTCTATTACAGGCAATATCGCAAAAAAAGCAAATCCAGTATGCATATTGAACACAAGCCCGGAGATAAGGCTTATGTTGATTTTGCAGGAGTTAAATTACCTTATGTTGATACAGAAACCGGAGAGATAAAACAAGCTGAAATATTCGTTGCTATTTTAGGTTGGAGCCAGTTTGTATATGTGGAAGCAATGCAGGATCAAACAAGTGAGGAATTTATTTTGGCTTGCGAAAATGCATTGATTTATTTTAATGGAGTTCCTTCTGCACTGGTGCCAGATAATCTGAAAGCAGCAGTAATTAAAACAGATAAATACGAACCGGAATTAAATGCAAATTTTAAATCCTTTGCAAATCATTATGGATTTACGGTACTGCCTGCACGCTCCCGAAAGCCACAGGACAAAGCACATGTGGAGAATATGGTTAAAATTGTATATAAAGATATTTATACCCGTATTTATGAAACCGGTATTTTGCCTTTGCCCCTGCTCAATGAACAGATCCGGATCTATCTCACTGATTTAAATAATGGATTGCTTACCGGAAAAAATTATTCAAGAACAGAACAATGGACTTTTGAAAAAACAACACTGGATCCGCTGAACACTTCCAGATACGAAATGCGAAAAATGATCCAGGTTACTGTGGCAAAGAATGGTCATGTAAGGCTTGCTGAAGACCAGCATTACTATAGTGCACCGTTTGAATTGATCGGGAAAAAATTAAGGTTGCAATACTCCCGTTCATTAGTGGAAATCTTTCAACAATACGAACTTATTGCAACACACAAAAGAGTGCTGAACCCACATCGATACACAACTGATCCAAAACACCTCTCACCCGAACACAGATATCTGACAGAATGGAATCCAACTTTTTTTTAG
- a CDS encoding ATP-binding protein, protein MQEMLTKMKSMRLLGMAQAFQLSMESGKNEKFTSDEMVTHLIESEWDDRHNRKMNRTVKDARFRYKASIEQITFDDNRVDKNQIHRLADCNFIKRHENIIITGSTGIGKSYLASAIGHQACSMGYRVLYQHSTKLFARMKIAKADGSYLKELSKMEKQQLLLIDDFGIQPLDAQSRSALMEIIEDRHGKSSVIITSQVPVSGWHDIIGEQTIADAILDRIVHDAHRVEMKGESLRKKRHLEAEEKFDLKN, encoded by the coding sequence ATGCAGGAAATGTTAACCAAAATGAAGTCCATGCGCCTTCTGGGAATGGCACAAGCCTTCCAATTATCAATGGAATCAGGTAAGAACGAAAAGTTTACCTCGGATGAAATGGTCACTCATCTGATTGAATCGGAATGGGACGATAGACATAACAGAAAAATGAATCGGACAGTGAAAGATGCCCGGTTCCGTTATAAAGCAAGCATCGAACAAATTACTTTTGATGATAATCGGGTAGATAAAAACCAAATACACCGATTGGCTGATTGTAATTTTATTAAACGCCATGAAAATATTATTATTACCGGCAGTACAGGTATCGGAAAAAGTTATTTAGCATCAGCAATTGGTCATCAGGCATGTTCAATGGGTTATCGGGTTCTGTATCAACACAGTACGAAACTCTTTGCACGAATGAAAATAGCAAAAGCAGACGGGTCTTATTTAAAAGAGCTGTCTAAAATGGAAAAACAACAATTATTATTGATAGATGATTTTGGAATACAACCACTTGATGCGCAAAGCAGGTCAGCATTAATGGAAATCATTGAGGATAGGCACGGAAAATCATCAGTAATCATAACATCACAAGTGCCGGTAAGTGGCTGGCATGATATCATCGGCGAACAAACCATTGCAGATGCAATTTTAGATCGGATCGTGCACGATGCACATCGGGTTGAAATGAAAGGTGAATCATTAAGAAAAAAAAGACACCTGGAAGCGGAAGAAAAATTTGATTTAAAAAATTAA
- a CDS encoding T9SS type A sorting domain-containing protein yields MKNLIIIPFLLSNFLVYTQIDPDPEAMLLEFYIDGGDTVWLEYEDTTNIIEARMPGDELARKFIGISPTGFIEEVNPGLHGVHTAGMFKPQTMPYGDYGEDQWELLSELRPTVLRFPGGEDSKFMHLLHTIIPSDPPSTRSVGYGYDIDELIRYFDYTDHYGADIDVFGNPLTQGVADVTWIAADYRKNFITFRDDYLEQLSLGATDYYIDHFIRLVEYIEDQNEGLRVKVVVDLNIISESPAECKAIVNYLRDNAIYDLEVFGVEMGNECYANFYAHTMGFNAFSKYWEYLNGDAVTGWDIDDVLEGDIESDHDFFTAFKGDASFTVKVGLVAFNNPDPGGSTDYALAVTDIVDVMPLSSDWNSVLRTYYNALIPISGTAFSRRAFDAIVIHPYYETFNYKTELATFFDAAIFDCEDEDFGGNWEYDEYDERLDDAFDFMKVKFKDFVTTEFKESYLRWSEDLDFDLATGSGGKELWTTEWNYKDSDGDELYDDNLLRTYSNTFIQGIFDFEWYLKNIKMNFDTDYRPNFFTIAAMHNIGGGAWSAMLSPAHDRELIEYGMFESPWDDEERRYYLPRTNYYVFSLLQDISWQNLKYVKTNFTINILNPNVQPTVFIDQSGENLYIFYTNLKDESQSYVLKTTGLESYLDAEEINVLSSEVFSVTANQPYSSGGKMILFNMNTCYNEVDNLFPLEYLNFQNVTPPYTSYDGTSYDPECGEIPTGDCLTVPKYSFGYIKVALEIIPSEKLTQHQTVNPEVEGLLYPNPTNNELSIKLTEDFPEDCKIRIFSADGKLWIEEKIGEDMTINVSELPVGFYRVEVINDNFLKFVNSFVKI; encoded by the coding sequence ATGAAAAATTTAATTATTATCCCATTCCTTTTATCTAATTTTCTTGTTTACACTCAAATTGATCCAGATCCCGAAGCAATGCTATTAGAGTTTTATATTGATGGCGGAGATACTGTTTGGTTGGAATATGAGGATACCACTAATATAATTGAAGCGCGTATGCCTGGTGATGAATTAGCGAGAAAATTCATAGGAATATCTCCAACAGGGTTTATTGAAGAGGTAAATCCTGGTTTACATGGAGTCCATACTGCAGGAATGTTTAAACCTCAAACGATGCCATATGGAGATTATGGTGAGGATCAATGGGAATTATTGTCTGAATTGCGCCCTACAGTTTTACGTTTTCCCGGTGGTGAGGATAGTAAATTTATGCATCTTTTACATACCATAATTCCTTCTGATCCTCCATCTACTCGTTCAGTCGGTTATGGATACGATATTGACGAATTAATTAGATATTTTGATTATACCGATCACTACGGAGCTGATATTGATGTATTTGGTAATCCATTAACACAAGGTGTTGCTGATGTTACATGGATAGCAGCGGATTATCGTAAAAATTTTATTACTTTTCGAGATGATTATTTAGAACAATTATCTTTAGGTGCAACTGATTACTATATTGATCACTTTATTCGATTGGTTGAATATATAGAAGATCAAAATGAAGGGTTGAGGGTAAAGGTGGTTGTTGATTTAAATATAATAAGCGAATCACCTGCTGAATGCAAGGCGATTGTTAATTACCTGCGTGATAATGCAATATATGACTTAGAAGTTTTTGGGGTAGAAATGGGAAACGAATGTTATGCTAATTTTTATGCACATACAATGGGCTTTAATGCATTCTCTAAGTATTGGGAATACTTAAATGGTGATGCTGTAACAGGTTGGGACATAGATGATGTTTTGGAAGGTGATATAGAATCCGATCATGACTTTTTTACTGCGTTCAAAGGTGATGCGTCTTTTACTGTTAAAGTTGGATTAGTAGCTTTTAATAATCCTGACCCAGGTGGATCAACTGATTATGCTCTTGCTGTAACTGATATAGTTGATGTAATGCCGCTTTCGAGCGATTGGAATTCTGTTCTACGAACTTATTACAATGCACTCATTCCAATTTCTGGTACAGCATTTAGTAGAAGAGCATTCGATGCCATCGTCATACATCCTTATTATGAGACTTTTAACTATAAAACGGAACTTGCAACTTTTTTTGACGCAGCAATATTTGATTGTGAAGATGAAGACTTTGGAGGAAATTGGGAATACGATGAATATGACGAGCGACTCGATGATGCTTTTGATTTTATGAAAGTAAAATTTAAGGATTTTGTAACTACAGAATTTAAAGAATCTTACCTCAGGTGGAGTGAGGATCTGGATTTTGATTTGGCAACTGGATCTGGTGGAAAAGAATTATGGACAACGGAATGGAACTATAAAGATTCGGATGGTGATGAGTTGTATGATGACAATCTTTTACGTACATATTCAAACACTTTTATTCAAGGCATTTTTGACTTTGAGTGGTACCTTAAGAATATAAAGATGAATTTTGACACTGATTATAGACCTAACTTTTTTACTATTGCAGCCATGCATAATATAGGTGGCGGCGCATGGAGTGCTATGCTCAGTCCTGCACATGACCGTGAATTAATTGAATATGGAATGTTTGAGTCACCTTGGGATGATGAAGAAAGACGGTACTACTTGCCGCGAACTAACTATTATGTGTTTAGTTTACTTCAGGATATTTCATGGCAAAATTTGAAATATGTTAAAACAAATTTCACTATAAATATTTTAAATCCAAATGTTCAACCAACAGTTTTTATAGACCAATCAGGTGAGAATTTATATATTTTTTATACGAATTTAAAGGATGAATCTCAATCCTACGTTTTAAAGACGACTGGACTTGAATCATATCTTGATGCAGAAGAAATAAATGTTCTCTCTTCAGAAGTATTCTCCGTTACTGCGAACCAACCTTATTCTTCCGGTGGTAAAATGATTTTATTTAATATGAATACTTGTTATAACGAAGTGGACAACCTTTTCCCTCTTGAGTATTTGAATTTTCAAAATGTTACTCCACCATATACCTCCTATGATGGCACTTCTTACGATCCGGAATGTGGTGAAATACCAACGGGAGATTGTTTGACCGTTCCTAAATATTCGTTTGGATATATCAAAGTTGCCCTTGAGATTATTCCATCGGAGAAATTAACACAGCATCAAACAGTGAATCCTGAGGTGGAAGGATTATTGTATCCGAATCCAACAAATAATGAGCTATCTATTAAACTCACTGAAGATTTTCCAGAAGACTGTAAAATTAGAATTTTTAGCGCAGATGGTAAGTTATGGATTGAAGAAAAAATAGGCGAAGACATGACGATTAATGTTTCCGAACTACCTGTAGGATTTTATCGTGTTGAAGTTATTAATGATAACTTTTTAAAATTCGTAAACTCTTTTGTTAAAATATAG
- a CDS encoding T9SS type A sorting domain-containing protein: protein MKYSRKKLIQYSTFAIVFIRGQNGFSQGVYTDLDPDVVLDSHFEAELIDMDSNGFVDFVLINWSIDTFTYYGDLDFQQRIWIGPNTSNNSVAAATTSFGAGVIAYAYALSQSNLIDNSLPFKNVMLQRLAFRTYFVDVSLTDEGGYWYPEMLDHYLGVRFFDGENCLHYGWIRCDVMDEGRTLIVKDYAYETKCDIGILAGDTIGDTTTVGIAVLNTLNAIVYSFENTIYINLNELISGLEIHVYDLTGKEVYSDKLVNQYTEIALIVPRGTYFVELISEEKKYTKKVFIN, encoded by the coding sequence ATGAAATACTCCAGAAAGAAATTAATCCAGTATTCAACCTTTGCAATTGTATTTATTCGGGGCCAAAATGGTTTTAGTCAAGGTGTTTACACCGATCTTGATCCCGATGTGGTTTTAGATTCCCATTTCGAAGCAGAATTGATTGATATGGATAGTAATGGTTTTGTTGATTTTGTATTAATAAATTGGTCGATTGATACCTTCACGTATTATGGTGATCTCGATTTTCAACAAAGAATTTGGATCGGACCCAATACCAGTAATAATTCGGTAGCTGCTGCAACTACATCATTTGGCGCTGGCGTGATTGCTTATGCGTATGCATTGTCTCAGTCAAATTTAATTGACAATTCATTACCTTTTAAGAACGTTATGTTGCAAAGGCTGGCTTTTAGAACTTATTTTGTTGATGTAAGTTTAACTGATGAAGGAGGGTATTGGTACCCTGAAATGCTCGATCATTACTTGGGAGTAAGATTTTTTGATGGCGAAAATTGTCTGCATTATGGATGGATTCGCTGTGATGTGATGGATGAGGGAAGAACATTAATTGTAAAAGACTACGCCTATGAAACAAAATGTGATATAGGGATTTTAGCAGGTGATACGATTGGCGATACAACAACTGTTGGAATTGCGGTATTGAATACATTAAATGCTATAGTATATAGTTTTGAAAATACGATTTATATAAATCTGAATGAATTAATTAGCGGCCTTGAAATTCACGTGTATGATTTAACTGGGAAAGAAGTTTATTCGGACAAACTAGTAAATCAATATACAGAAATAGCGTTGATAGTACCGAGAGGGACTTACTTTGTAGAGCTAATTTCAGAAGAAAAAAAGTATACAAAAAAGGTTTTTATAAACTAA
- a CDS encoding FAD-binding domain-containing protein encodes MPWRNNEKEFELWCAGKTGYPLVDAGMRELNATGFMHNRVRMIVASFLTKHLLMDWRKGEAYFAEKLLDYDLASNNGGWQWAAGSGVDAAPYFRIFNPYEQTKKFDPEGKYIRHWVAEFDSLEYPMPIVDHGFARGRCLEVYKRGLQNG; translated from the coding sequence ATTCCCTGGCGAAATAATGAAAAAGAATTTGAACTCTGGTGCGCAGGAAAAACAGGTTACCCCTTAGTAGATGCTGGTATGCGCGAATTAAATGCAACAGGTTTTATGCATAATCGTGTGCGCATGATCGTTGCAAGTTTTCTCACCAAACATTTATTAATGGATTGGAGAAAAGGAGAGGCCTATTTTGCAGAAAAATTGCTGGATTACGATCTCGCCAGTAATAACGGCGGATGGCAATGGGCCGCAGGAAGCGGGGTGGATGCTGCACCTTATTTTCGAATATTCAACCCTTATGAACAAACAAAAAAATTTGATCCGGAAGGAAAATACATTCGACATTGGGTAGCGGAGTTTGATTCATTAGAATATCCGATGCCGATTGTTGATCATGGGTTTGCGAGGGGGAGGTGTTTGGAGGTTTATAAAAGGGGGTTGCAAAATGGTTGA